TTCTTCAATCCTATTACAAGACCTAATTCTTTCAACTCATCTTTTAGACCAAGATCTTTATCATCATATTCTTTCAGACCACAATTTCAACCACCATAATCTTATCCTTCAGTTACAACTACATCTTCGTTTCCTAAAAAATCCGTTGCTACTAATCCTTTTGTTGTTGGATCATCAAACACCTCCACCTTCTCAAAATAATGGTTCTACTTCTGCTGGTTACAATTACTATGGCTCAACAAAACCGAATTGTCAGATATGCTTTAAATATGGTCATTCTGCTATTGATGGAATCACATGATGAACTTTTCTTATCAAGGCAGACCAATCCCTCTAAATCTTTATGCCATGTTAGCCACACCAGATATTCTTGGTGAAAACCCTTGGTATGTTGATTCTGGAGCAACCAATCACATTACTTCTGATACTTCAGATTTGACAGATCTAGGATTTCACAAATCTAGGATCTCTTTCACCAACTTTAAAGAGATCTTGGTGGTGGGTCTTTTAGTTTGTGAAACTTTAAAAAGGCCCTCTCCCTCTTCCTCCTCCCCAGTTCCTCTATTAAAAGATTACATGGACAATCATAAGAACACAAGTGAGATGGTACTGTTATCAGTTTTCACACAGTTTAACGCCCCGCTTAGGAAACCAGATGTAAGTCTGACAATCTAGTAGAATTGGTGGACAGGAAATTCCGTCCAAACCTACAACCTGTAAATGGTTTATATTCCTTCGATTTGCGTATTGGAAAGTCCCGGGATTCTCATCAGGGTTTACAGGCTCCATCAGGATGGAGAGGTTCAACCAAATCGTTTGAACTGTCAAAAGCCTCTGAAATCAGATGTGGTTGTTCCCGTAATCATCTTCTTTCACGGGGGGAGTTTCGTGCACTCTTCCTACAATTTGATATCTACGACATCTTCTGCTGCCGAATTGTGAAAGTCAGTAGATCTGTGGTGGTAAGTGTAGACTACCGGCTTTCTCCTGCAAATAAGTTCCCATGTGGATATGGCGATGGTATGGAAGCTGTGAAGTGGGTGCAGTATAGGCATTGGCTTAGGAGCGGTAAAGATTACAAGGTTTCTACGTACTTGGTTTTGGAGACAGTTCTGGGGGTAATATAGTGCATAATATCGCTTTAAGGGATGCACAATCAGGAAGGGAAAGAGCTTCATTCAAATAATGTTTACGATTCAACATTTTAGTTGATATACCAACCGTAgtttagttacggttggtatcaaTCCTCAACTTACAAACCGTGTTACGGTTCATATTGAGTATTTGGTTTCCAACCGCAACTGGTTttaaatttaaccagttacaaCCTTACGATTGgtaattcatattttacgaaccgtaactttaATTTACGGTTGGTTACGTGCACAATttcaaccgtaattagctctgaaaatgcaaaagttttgatttttttacgtaatttagataattttgagaaaCAAAAATCTAAttggaactaatttagaagtatacctggaaTTCgcaactggaatcactcattttggttgagtgaattaaaatctagggtttaacaaatatcacaaaaagttttatttttttctcctctacactttttttctttctaaactCTAAActatgattttgttttgttttagagTTAATATAAGTTAAATTTGATTAGCAAAACTAAACTAAATTATCAATCACTAAACtaaattatcaacactaaactatgtaagggttaattagtcattAAATATTTTTTATAAGGGACACTTGAAATTACTATaataatgaccctttttgtcctgttAGATCATCCCTTCTAATAAAACCCTCCGCTCATATAATAGGTTACTTTCATAAGAATGTGTAATTGGGGATACATAATTaattggggatataaattactatcCCTATTCAatggtgtctgctaaggggtgttttttggggcggaaatactaaaataccttttggttaattaaaaGACATTATGAAAAAATGATTATACCCTTCCCACAAAATGCAGTAATAAAAACTGATTGCGTCGAGGAAGATTTTACATGATTTTGCATGGCTACAATCGGTGTATGTGGGCATTTCTAAAAACCGATTGtgagaattaatttcaaaaaaaatggtCGTTGAGTCTTTTATCTATATAAAGACAACCCCTTTGAGCCGCTACCATATCACACCCTgagcctagaaaatggaatgggatTTGGAAGAAGATATGCATCTCGTGAAATGGCTCATCCCCACTTTCCACAAACGTCCTGACGAACTATGTTCGACTTTTTAGAAGATAGtcaaagagttatattaggaGCACACCACGAATGAAAAAATCGTAGATGAAGAGACTTGGCTTTTTGATTCCAATACATAAAAAGCTCAACACGAGTAAcgagagtatgttaaagttagCAAAATGGTGAACAACCATCATCCACAAGCTCCACCTACTGAAAAAGGTGAATAATCTGATATCTTAATACCTATCTCATGGTTTAATTTTCGCATACAACATTGAATAACTGATTTAAATGCAGTGGAAACGATTTAACGAACTATGGCAAATCCGTAATGGAGAAAAGAAGTTCATTCATCATAAGGAAAATGCGGGTGTTGTACCGTTGTCGGAGGTTCATCGACGATGTACTGATGTGCCACATTCAAGAATTCACATACTGAATTGTCTTATATACGTAATGcgttaatttcctaaactatgtgatattttgtttctgaaagtacgGCACAATCGGATCATATGGACACTTATAAACTCTGTTtcctacaatcggtttatgtgatcATTAACAAAAACCGTTTATGGGTTTTATTCGTCGATTGAAAAAACTCAaccccagaatcggtttatgcttACATTGTAAAAGACCGATTCTAGGGTTTCTTCATCATTTGGAAATATTtaacccaaaatcggtttatgtgtacATTAACATCAACCGATTTTGGGCTGAGATTTttcagaaaaaatcaaaaaatttcaagTTTTGACGATGAATTAACGGTTATTCATTCCAgggttaacttgattaaacatcaattaatcaccaAATTAACACTAATCAATCAGGTGTAATTTGGGCATTATGTAAAATAGTTAAATACGGGGTTATCCATTTTGcttctaaatatttttttttgtcttataaTTATAGGCCCAAATAATATACGTAGGAGCGAAACTAAGAAGGTTAAATTGTACTCAACGATTCCGAATTTCATTAGTCAAATTGTACTACGATTCCATGGCgtgcaatttaaaaaaaaaagggttaaaaAGTGGTCCTTCATTTTTTTCcaatttacctttttttttttttttacctctgTCTGAATTGTGTGTGTTTGGGGCCATGTGGAAATGGCAAACTAGCCAAGGCCTCACTCACACCCTTCTCTTCTCGGAAACTCAATTTTACTTtactctctcttcttcttcttctcgctcaaattttttttttccaccaCCGCCGTCTGAAATTGGAAACTAACTCCAGATCTAAACGGAGTAATCGATCTTAAGGTTCAAGTGCTATCAGATTTTAGTTTATCAGTTTTCTTCAAGCCAGGTATGGTTTTGATTTGTGTTGATCTTTGATATGGATTTGATTTTGGATTCTGAGATTGTTTCTGGGAATGCAATTTTATGATAAAATCGGATTCGATGAGATTATGTACTTGATTTGAATGCCTTTTAACTAGTGAAAATCTAAGAACTGAGGTACTAGTTATAGGAACCTGAAGATCTCTTTCGGTAACTTATCTGATTTTTCAATTTccaaaacaaaccctaattcctcaGTAACAAAAGTAGTAGTGAGTGAGGGTATGACCATGAGTGTGGATGGTGATTCTTCTGGTAGTGAGGATTTTTCTGCACTGATTGATGAAGAACTAGCAGGGATTTCTTCTGATTCGGATATGTTCGACGACGACGAAGAGGAGCTCCACTGCTCAACTTCTGTAGAACCAGTTGCACAAAGCTCAGATTTATCTGTCCACTTGGAGACATGTGCACATCCATCACTTATTAAAGTAATGTGTGTAAAATGTGGGCGGATGGTGGACAATGCATCTGCTGTAGCACTTGGGTACATACACCAAGATTTAAAAGTTGACAGTGATGAACTTGCCAGATTACGTGACAAGGATCTCAAATCGTTGCTCGGCAAGAAAAAGCTATACTTGGTCCTTGACTTAGATCACACCCTGCTTAATTCAACACATTTTCATCATATCTCACCAGACGAGGAATATCTAAAGAGCCAAATAGATTCACTTCATGATCTTCCAAATGGAAACCTTTTCAAGTTGGACTCTATGCGCATGTTTACAAAGCTGAGGCCCTTTGTACGGACCTTTTTGAAAGAAGCTAGTAACATGTTTGAGATGTATGTATACACCATGGGAGAACGCCCTTATGCAATGGAAATGGCTAGGCTACTTGATCCTGGAAAGATCTATTTCGACTCGAGAGATATTTCACAAGCTGATTGCACCCAGAAACATCAAAAAGGTCTTGATGTGGTGTTGGGAGCAGAGAGTGCTGTCATTATCCTTGACGACACGGAGTACGTCTGGGGGCAGCATAAAGAAAACCTCATTCTCGTGGATAGGTATCATTACTTTGCTTCTAGCGGGAGGTCCTTTAACTTGAACAACAGGTCCCTCTCAGAATTAAAGAGAGATGAGAGCGAGCCTGATGGTGCACTTGCAACCATTCTCGAAGTTCTTAAGCTTATACATCACCTGTTTTTTGACTTGGAGCGGGGTGATGATCTTATGAGGAGAGACGTCAGACAGGTGCTTAAGACAGTCCGTAGTGAAGTTTTGAGGGGATGTCAGTTGGTTTTCAGCCGTGTTTGGAAGAAGGGAGAGCTGGTTGAGAAACAGAGACTTTGGGTGGTTGCAGAGGAGTTGGGAGCCATCTGCTGTAAAGAGCTCGATGCATCTGTCACACACATTGTCGCTACTGATTCGGGGACAGAAAAATCTCGCTGGGCTGTGAAGCATAATAAATTTTTGGTTCTCCCAAGTTGGATTGAGGCTGCCAATTTCTTATGGAAACGTCAACCTGAAGATAGTTTTGCTGTAAATGACAGTAAGAAAGAACACTAAACATGGGGTTCATCTTTGAAATATTTTGAGCAAATTCGTTATGCCATTTGTACATTCATAACAAATGAACACGAATATCACAAGTACTTTTGGTTGCAGGGTTACATTAATCAATGTTCAATACCGAacctttaaaaagaaaagaggTAAAATGATacggagtatttttttttttgttttgttttgttttttgtaatTCAAGTTTTCTGGTTTGTATGGTATGATCTGTGCAAGAATACCAACACATCCTCCCGGACGGCCTAAGTTTGTGGGTGTAGGATTTAGAGGAGATTTTGAAGTAAATGAGATTTAACTTTTCAGACACTAGTGTGAATTGTAGTAAATTCACATTAAACATTTTGATGGCAAGCCTTTATAGATTATATGGACTAGAAACTGAACTTGAAGTACACAGTTAGCTACATTTCTATAGCATGGCAATTGGTAATACGGAATGAAGTATTTCACAACTCTTAACTATATTTGATGATCATTATATTTGGTGCAGGGGAAGTATTTAAAGACTTTGAATTGATGGTAGTGCATATCGTGTGGCTCCTGACAGCATTACCTAGCAGAAACTGATATCTGGAATGTTGGTGTGACACTGAACAATCTTCTTAGTAGAGTCCCACCCGCATGGCAATGCAATGTCTTGGTTATGAATTATGTAAATAGAAAGCAACACAGCGATTTCCAGTTTTACGTACTAATGGATCAGGGAATAAAATACTATAACTTATTTgtgttgttgaagaaggtgctcAAGTTGGTGCGCATATTTTTATCTTATCTGGGAATGTTCTTGAACCACACTGGAAACAGCAACATGTAAGTACACTCTTCTGCATACAATGTTTTgtattgcattgatttttaaattTGTCAATGATTTGTTAGATGAAATGGTAAAGTATATGGATGTAACCTTGGTTAATTCACAGTCATTTATCCTAGGATCTCTGTAGAATTGTATTTTAGGGCGAAAGGTTGTAGATGTAATCATTACAAACCCCCTAGATGTGCCCTTTTTTGCCCCCACATGGTGAGACACTTTTTTGGGGTCCTTTTCTAGCTTCATTCCTGGCCCCACCACTGATCTTGGTAACACTGCCTAACGTAGTAAAATTTGGATGATCTAAGTCATGCGGGCATATGTGCAGATTTCTTTTAAAAGTGCCAATATGATGATATTTAGTATCTGAAGATATTGTGTCCAACACTTCATATCTGTGTTGCAATTTGGAAAGCGAGACACATGTTTAGATCCATATTTCATGGATATGGactgttttgttttttctttccttgAAATTTTGTTCTTAGTTTCTCACTTTTTTTATATAGCAAACAGATCATTTGAAGTTGGCAGTAGCAAAAATAGTTGCTCATCATCTCAACCTCTTATTGTTAGAAAAATCAGTTTCATTATCGCTCAAGAATACCTCTACGAAAAAGACATATCTCTCGTGCTCACTATCAAGAGGCCTTTGTTAGAACGTATAGCACGCTGCACAGGTGCACAAATAGTTCCTTCAATTGATCATCTTTCGTCTCAAAATCCGGGTTATTGTGAAGTATTCAAGGTGGAGATGTTCTTTGAAGCACATGGGAGTGCTGGGTAGggagaaaagaaattggtgaagacACCTATGTTTCTGAAGGGAGACCCAAGCTATTGGGTTGTACTGTAAGTCCTGTAACTCATTACAGTTCATTTttcttaatttatcaaaatattGTCTGGGTCTTGTAGACttcaatccaattcataaattgagCCTCAT
This genomic interval from Papaver somniferum cultivar HN1 unplaced genomic scaffold, ASM357369v1 unplaced-scaffold_107, whole genome shotgun sequence contains the following:
- the LOC113328258 gene encoding RNA polymerase II C-terminal domain phosphatase-like 4 isoform X1, which produces MTMSVDGDSSGSEDFSALIDEELAGISSDSDMFDDDEEELHCSTSVEPVAQSSDLSVHLETCAHPSLIKVMCVKCGRMVDNASAVALGYIHQDLKVDSDELARLRDKDLKSLLGKKKLYLVLDLDHTLLNSTHFHHISPDEEYLKSQIDSLHDLPNGNLFKLDSMRMFTKLRPFVRTFLKEASNMFEMYVYTMGERPYAMEMARLLDPGKIYFDSRDISQADCTQKHQKGLDVVLGAESAVIILDDTEYVWGQHKENLILVDRYHYFASSGRSFNLNNRSLSELKRDESEPDGALATILEVLKLIHHLFFDLERGDDLMRRDVRQVLKTVRSEVLRGCQLVFSRVWKKGELVEKQRLWVVAEELGAICCKELDASVTHIVATDSGTEKSRWAVKHNKFLVLPSWIEAANFLWKRQPEDSFAVNDSKKEH
- the LOC113328258 gene encoding RNA polymerase II C-terminal domain phosphatase-like 4 isoform X2; this translates as MTMSVDGDSSGSEDFSALIDEELAGISSDSDMFDDDEEELHCSTSVEPVAQSSDLSVHLETCAHPSLIKVMCVKCGRMVDNASAVALGYIHQDLKVDSDELARLRDKDLKSLLGKKKLYLVLDLDHTLLNSTHFHHISPDEEYLKSQIDSLHDLPNGNLFKLDSMRMFTKLRPFVRTFLKEASNMFEMYVYTMGERPYAMEMARLLDPGKIYFDSRDISQADCTQKHQKGLDVVLGAESAVIILDDTEYVWGQHKENLILVDRYHYFASSGRSFNLNNRSLSELKRDESEPDGALATILEVLKLIHHLFFDLERGDDLMRRDVRQVLKTVRSEVLRGCQLVFSRVWKKGELVEKQRLWVVAEELGAICCKELDASVTHIVATDSGTEKSRWAVKHNKFLVLPSWIEAANFLWKRQPEDSFAVNDRLH
- the LOC113328258 gene encoding RNA polymerase II C-terminal domain phosphatase-like 4 isoform X3; translated protein: MFDDDEEELHCSTSVEPVAQSSDLSVHLETCAHPSLIKVMCVKCGRMVDNASAVALGYIHQDLKVDSDELARLRDKDLKSLLGKKKLYLVLDLDHTLLNSTHFHHISPDEEYLKSQIDSLHDLPNGNLFKLDSMRMFTKLRPFVRTFLKEASNMFEMYVYTMGERPYAMEMARLLDPGKIYFDSRDISQADCTQKHQKGLDVVLGAESAVIILDDTEYVWGQHKENLILVDRYHYFASSGRSFNLNNRSLSELKRDESEPDGALATILEVLKLIHHLFFDLERGDDLMRRDVRQVLKTVRSEVLRGCQLVFSRVWKKGELVEKQRLWVVAEELGAICCKELDASVTHIVATDSGTEKSRWAVKHNKFLVLPSWIEAANFLWKRQPEDSFAVNDSKKEH